GACGACCGACGGGGAAGTGTTCAATGGATTCATTGCGCCCGAGGGTGCCGGCGCAGAACAGACACGTGGAATACATGCGGAGAGTCTACGGCTGGTATCGTGTGGGCCGATAGTCTGTTGGTTCACGCGAAGGGCGCGAAGAGCCGCGGCCTCTTCGCGGACTTCGCGTGAACCTACGGCGCCGCCGCCGGCACTCAGAACCCGTACAGAGCCGCCTTACGCACCCGATCCTTCGCCGCGCTCAGCGCCGCGCCAAGCTCCATCGGACCGACGGCGATATCCGGAATGCGATCGATCGCGCCGAGGTAGAAGTCACGCCACGCGTCGATGATGTGATGCTCGGTCTCTACCGTGCCGCCACGCGACAGTGTGTCGCGGCCGAGGGCTTTCTGTGTGGCGAGCTCCTTCTCGGCCGCGCGGGTGAGTTCTTCCAGCGCCGCGAGTACGACGGGGCGCGAGCCGTCGGCAAGCAAGAGGCCCGTGGTCAGCGCGCACGAGCCCACGTTGCCCAGCGACGCGGCGCTGACCATATCGATGCGATCGAGGTCGGTGTGGTAGTGTTGATCGGTGAAGTGCCAGAGCAACACGGCGGGGATCTGCGCGTTCAGGAACGGTGTGTGATCACTGCCGCCTTCAAACGGATTGGCCTTCACCACCCATCCCGTTTGCGCAGCGCGGTCGAGGCAGCGCTGGCGCACGAAGTCGTTGAACCAGTGCGCGCGAATGTCCTTCTCAGCCAGCGGCCGTCCGCCCCACTCGCTGTGCTTGTCTTCGCCGCGCACCCAGACGGCACTCGGATCGGGCATCTTCTCGATCAAGAACGTGCCACCGGTTTTCGCGGTGTTCTCACCGACCATATCGAGCGACATGCCCCACTTCACGCCGATGCGACGCACACTGTCTTCCTTGATGTACCGGTCGGTGGAGCGGATTTCGTCGCCCCACAGGAACGTGACCGTGCGCTTCGGATTGGCCGTGCCGGCTTTCACCAACTGCGCCGCAACGCGCGCCATCTCAGCCAGCGTACCGACACCGGTGGCATTGTCGTTGGCGCCCGGCTCCTGCACATGCGCCGAATACATGAAGCGCTCGGACGGTACGGACGCGCCACGGATTTCGGCCACCAACGTGCGCTCGGGCCGACTCTCCAAGAGCGTCTTTACGACCACGTGCACACTGACCGGTCCGCGCGTGATCGCCGACTTGAGCGCATCGCGCGACGCGCGTGAGACGAACAGCAGCCAGCCGGGCGTGAGCGTATCACGCGCGATGCCGGTGAACTGAATGGACGTCACGTTCTTCGACTGCTGGTTGTACTCCGGGAGCTTCTGCGCCGCGAGCACACCGACGGCGCCCTTCTGCATGGCGCGCACGAAGATCGAGCGCGCATTCCCCTCGGCGAGTACGATCTTGCCCTTCACATCGACCGCGGCGAAGTCGGCTTCGGCACCAGCACCCACGTCGACCACCGCGGCGGTTACACCGTCGGGCGCGGTGGACACGGAATTGATCGCGATCATATTCAGATTCTTCGGCCACGACTGCAGAGGCGCCGGCTGCCCCACGATCGTGATCGATGCGCCTTCCGGTGTCCACGCCAGATCACGCATGGGTCGCGACTCGATGCGATACACGAGACGCGCCGTCGGCGACGCCGAGGCTTCATCGACGTAACCGGCCACCCGCAGCAATGACGCGACGGTATCGATCGCGAGGTCGAAGCCTCGATTGCCTGGCAACCGGAAGTAGCGCTGCACATAGTCGACCGTGCGCAAGGCCCGGTCGCCGCTGATGGCGGCGGATACGGCCCGGGTGATCGGGGCCATCGCCGGCGACGGCGCTGATGGCTTCGCGACAGGTTTCCCCTGCGCTACGGCAGCGCCGGCGGGGAGCGAAAGGGCGAGCAGCGCGACCGCGCGCGCGGGCCGTGTGAAGCGAGGAAAATAGCTCATGCACGGATGTTCGGCGAAAACCCGCGCTCTGTCGAGTGCTACGTAGACGCGCTGATCACCAGAAAGCGCGTCCAGTTGGCGGGCACGTCTTCGATGTGCCGCGCAATGATCTCGAGACCGTAGCGTTCGGCTGCCATCTCGCTGGCGACCGCGCCAACCGTGCGGTCGTTCAGTTCCGCGACCATTCGCGCAGCGCCGGCGGTGTCGTCATGCGGCGCCGGCTCGAGCCAGCCGTGACGCGCAAAGAAGATGCGGCACTGCGCGAGGGCCACGGCGTGACTGTGCACGTTGCGCAGCTCGGCGAGCGACGCGCCACGCGGCGCGAGCAAGCACAGGTGAATCGGCACCCGCAGTTCACTACGCTCCACCACCTCGATGCCGGCGCTCCGCAGTGCGTCGAGCGCCACCTTCACCGCCCCGATGATCGCATTCTCCACCGGAATCACCCCATACTCGGCGGCACCGCTGCGCACGCTGGCAATGGCATCCGGGAACGTGCGGCACGGAATCGCGGTCGCGCCGTTCGGCCATTGCTGGCGGATCGCGAGCTCGCTGAAGGCGCCCAACTCACCCTGAAAGGCGACGCGTGGAATCATGGTTTCAACATATTGACTTGGGGATGCACTCACCGTAGCCTCAATGGTATGACGCGTCACCGCTCCGCCCGCTATTGGTATTATACGCCGACCCGCATGGGCCCCGGTGTATTTGGCGTGTGCGACTGATTCGCTGACGCTCCAACACTGTGAGGCTCGTGCAATCGCACGGGCCTTTTGCTTTTCCGGCTCCGGCGACGCTCGACGCCTCGTGATGCTCCACCGCCCTCCATCATGAGACGACCCGATGATCATCGTTACCGTTCCTGGAATTTCCGAAAGCGCCCTCGCCCGACTGATCGAGCACGTCGAGGCCGCGGGATTGCGTACCCATGTGTCGCGCGGCGAGCACCGCACCATCGTGGGATGCATCGGCGACGAGGGTCTGCTGAGCGATCACGGTCTTACGCAGCTCGAGGGTGTGGAGCGCGTCCTCCCGGTGCTCAAGCCGTACAAGTTGGCCTCGCGCGAGTTCTCGGTGCAGTCGACGGCGATTCGCTTGGGCGATGCGGCCGATACGGTGATCGGTGGACGCGATCTGGTGGTGATCGCCGGTCCGTGCTCGGTGGAAGGGCGTGAGATGATGCATGAGACGGCACATGCGGTGCAACGCTCGGGAGCGCGACTGCTGCGTGCCGGCGCCTTCAAGCCGCGTTCGTCTCCCTACGCATTTCAGGGCATGGGCGAGGAAGGGCTCAAGATTCTGGCCGAGGTGCGCGCGGAAACGGGCATGCCGATCGTGACGGAAGTGATGGACACACGACAGGTGGAGCTGGTAGCGAGCTACGCCGACGTGCTGCAGATCGGCGCGCGCAACATGCAGAACTTTCCGCTGCTCACCGAGGTCGGTCGCACGCAGCGTCCGGTCTTGCTCAAGCGCGGTTTGTCGGCCACGATCACCGAGCTGCTGATGGCGGCCGAGTACATCATGGCGCAGGGCAACGGCGACGTGATTCTGTGCGAGCGAGGTATCCGCACCTACGAGACGGCCACGCGCAACACGCTCGACGTGGCGGCAATTCCGGTGCTCAAGCGCGAGACGCACTTGCCGGTCATGGTGGACCCGTCACATGCCGGGGGCCGGGCGCATCTGGTGGCGCCGCTCGCGATGGCCGCCGTGGCGGCTGGTGCGGATGGTCTGATCGTGGAGGTGCATCCGCACCCGGCCACTGCCAAGTCCGACGGTGAGCAGTCGCTGGAGCCGAGCGCGTTTGCCTCCATGATGCAGCAGGTGCGGTCGGTCGCGCTGGCGGTAGGTCGTGAGCCGAGCTGGGAGGTTGAGCTGGCGTCGGTGTGAGACCCTTACAGCAACAGCAACAGCAACAGCAACAGCAACTGCAACTACAATGACGCGAAGGTCGCGAAGTTCGCGAAGGTACGCGAAGAACAGCAAAAGAGAAAAGCTTTGAATGAAAAACGCGAAGGGCTCGAGGTTAGACTCGGGCTCCTTCGCGTGTCTTCGCGTTCTTCGCGGACTTCGCGTGAACGCAGTTGCTGTTCGCTGACTACGCGCCGCTCCTCACCCGATCGGCTTGCGCTCCGCTGGCGGGATCACGGCGCGGCCGATGGTGCCTTGGTCACTGCCGAACCAGATGGTGCGGGTGTTCTTGTCGAACACCATGTGCCGCACCGTATTCGGCGCGGCTTTGCCGATATCGGTGGGCGTGGTGAACGTGTTGGTGCGTGGGTCGAAGCCCACCAGACGGTTCGGCTGCGTGCCCGTTTCCACGAACCAGAGGCGGTCGGCGTCATCGACCGTCATGGCGTAGGGCAGTGACGTGCTGCCGCCGGGCAGGGGCCAATCTTTCACGGTGCCGCTGACCGGATCGAGGCGGCCCAGATAGCCGCGCGAATAGTCCACGTACCACACGGCGCCGTCGGTGGTGAGGGCGATGCGACGGCCACGGGTGCGCTCGTCGGGTAATACATACTCGCGCACGCGCATGCTGGTGGGATCGACGGTGCCGATCTTGTTCACGCCAAACAGGTTGAACCACGGTCGGCCCTTCGCATCGATCACGATGCCGTAGGGGCGCGCACGCGGCGTGGCAATCTTCATGATCGTCACCTTGCCCGTCTTCTTCACGAGGTGGCCGACCATGTTGCTGTTCTGCAGCGTAAACCAGAGATCGCCCTTCTGATCGAACGCGATCGTGTGCGGATCCTTCGCGTCAGGATCGGGCATCGGGTAGCGTGTGATCGCGCCGGTCTTGCCGTCGATCTTTCCGATCATGCCGTTGCGATTCCCGGTGTACCATGCGTCGCCGTCCTTATCGACCGACACGGTGTGCGGAAAGGTGCCGGCATCGATCTCGAGCTTGGTGAACGCGCCGCTCTTCGGATCGAGACGCGCCACGTAGTTGCCTTCCTGCCCCACGAACCACACGCGACCCTGCGCGTCGAGCGACGGATCGCGGGGGCGCGTGTCGGCCCACGGCACGTTCCACTCCGTCACAGCGGCGGTGTCGGCACCGCGCTTCTGCGCGACGGCGATCGAGGGAGCGAAGGCGGCGGCCACCATCGCGGCATACAGTGCGACGCGGGGCAGGCGTGCGGTCTCTCTGCATCGAGAATTCATGCGACGTCTCCTGAGGCGGAAGCCGAGCGGGGCAGCGTCACGCGGAAACAGGCGCCGTGGGCTCGATCGGTCGACGGACGCAGACCAATATGCCCGCCGTGCGCATGGGCGATAGCCTGTGCGATGGCGAGGCCGAGTCCGGCGCCGCCGCCGTGCCCGCTGGCGTCGTCGTCGGGTTGGGACGAAGCGCCGTGCACGAAGCGCTCGAAGAGCCGGTCACGTAGGGCCGACGGCACGCCGGGCCCCTCGTCGTCCACGTCGATCTGCACGAGCTGATCGGTGGCATCGACGCGCACGTACACCGTGCTGGATGCGGGCGCGTGCTTGAGCGCGTTGTCGAGCAGATTCAGCACCAGACGGTGCAGCAGCACGCTGTCGCCATGTATGCGCAGCTCGGCGGTCGCGGGTGATTCGCTGAGCTGCAGTGAGACGCTTCGCGATTCGGCCAGCGACCGCACACTGCGCGCGGCCGTCGCCACCAGCTCGGCGATCGCCACCTCGCGATACTCGCCGATCGGACTGCCGGCGTCGACGCGCGCCAGCAGGAACAGATCGTCCACGACGCGCGAGAGACGCACCGATTCCTGCTGAATTACCTGCAGGGCTTCGCGATACTCCGTTTCATCGCGGGTGCTGCGACGCAACGTGACATCGGCCTCGCCGCGAATGATGGCGATCGGCGTCCGCAATTCGTGAGAGGCGTCGGCCACGAACTGTCGCTGCGTGCGGAACGCGTCGCCCACGCGACCCAGCAAGCCGTTCACGATGTGGGCCAGTCGACCGAGCTCGTCGTGCGGATTCACGACCTGCAGCCGATCGTCGAGATTCGCGGCGGTGATGCTGGCCGTGCGCGTCGTGATCGCGTCGAGCGGGGCGAGACTACGACGCGCGAGGGCGTAGCCGGCGATCACCGACGCGAGCAGCGCGAGCGGAATCGCCAACAGCAACGTGGTGCGTACGGCGCGCAGCAGCAGCCGATCGTCTTCGAGCGAGTGCAGCGCGGTGACGAGGAGGGGAGGCTCTCCGGGATCCTGCACCATCGGCGCGAGTCGCGTGACGCCGGCGCGCCAGTCGACACCGCGCATGTGAATGGTACCGACGGCAACCTGACGCTCGTCGGCAATCTCGGTGGCACGCGTCTGCACGATGTCGCGCAACAGCGTACGCACTTCATCGGGCAGGAGCACCGCGTCGTCGATCGTGTTGATCGATGTGCGCGACGGTCCGGGCTGACGGGCCGCCATGAGCTGCGCGCCTTCGTCGGCAATGAAGACTTCGAGATCGCCGACACGCAGTTCGCGCAACACGGCTTGCTCGGTTTCGCCACGCACCTCTTCCACATCGCCGCGGGCCTGCGCCGCCGCTCGTTCGGCGCGGATCGCACCGGCGACCACGCGCGCCGACTCGCGCACGGCGGCATCGGTGCGTTGCCGGAGTGTCGTGGTCAGCGTGATCCAGCCAGCCAGCGCGAAGGCGCCGAGGACGAAGGCGAGCACACTGGCATTCCAGAGCGTGAGGCGCATCCGGATGGAGAGGCGCATCACACTGCTCGTCACGCTGCGCCGCGCGCTCGCGCTCACGTCGGCGCAACGTCTGAGAGTATGTAGCCGGCGCCGCGACGGGTGTGGATCAGCGGTGGCCACGGTGCGCGGTCGATCTTGCCGCGCAGTCGATTCACGTACACTTCGACCGCGTTGGTGAACGGATCGTGATTGTCATCCCACACATGCGCGACGATATCAGCGCGCGAGACGACATTGCCGACACGGCGCGCGAGCAGTTCGAGCAACGCATACTCTTTGGCGGTGAGCGCAATGGGCACACCGGCGCGCGAGACCGCGTGCGATTGCAGGTCGATCTCGCAATCGCCAACTCTCACGAGCATGGCCTGCAGCGCTTCTGGTCGGCGCAGCAGCGCGCGCAAACGCGCCAGCAGCTCGCCGAAGTCGAACGGCTTGGTGAGATAGTCGTCGGCGCCCTGATCGAGACCAGCAATGCGATCGGCGACCGCGTCGCGCGAGGTGAGCATGAGCACCGGCGTGCGGACGTTACGGGCACGCAGCGTGGACACGACCCCGAAGCCATCGGTGCCCGGTAGCATGACATCGAGGATGATCGCGTCGTAGCTGTTCACGACGGCCTGGACGATGGCGTCGGAGCCGTTCTCGCACACGTCCACCGCGTACGCCTCCTCGCGGAGACCGCGGGCGATGACGCGCGCGAGGCGGGGATCATCTTCTACGACGAGCAGGCGCATGGCGACCATGGAGAATGGGACGGATGGCGTGGGAGCAGCGGGCCGTCGTTAATCGTGGTGAAAGGTGCCCGCTCGTACTCTCCCCGAGTCTCATCGTTTCGCCCACCCAGGGGCGGGACCCGAAGCAAGCGAACGGTGGACAACGCGGCGTGCCCGGGGAAACCCGGGCACGTCGTGTTTTTGTACGTATCGGGCGCCATTACGCTGAGGATCGCTTCGCCGGTCGCATCGCGACCTTCGTGCGGGCCTTCTCCGCAGGCCGGCGACGGAACCAGCTGGCCACCAGGTAGAACTCGTCGAGATCGTGCGTGGGGATATCGGCCCCCGAGGGGTCGGCCCCGGTGAACACCTTCGCGGCGAGCGCGCGAAGGGCGGCGCGCTCCTCCGGCGTTTTCGGCGCGGGGACCTCGGCGCGCACCGTGCCGCGTCGCACCAGGTATACCCACTCACGATGATCCGGACCCACCGCGTGGTAGCGGAACGTGAGCCGGTCCACGTTGGCGTGAAAGTGCTGCACGCGTTCGTGCAGCCAGCTCACCAGTGCCAAGCGATCACGGATCACCGCCGCCCGCTCGAAGGCGAGCTGTGCGGATGCCTGTTGCATGGCCATCTCGAGCGTACGCACCGGGGCATCGCTCCGACCGTCGAGAAAGGCGCGCACGGCCACCGCCGCCTCGCGATACGGCTGCGACGCGCCGGCGCCGATGCACGGGCCGGCGCAGGTGCCGATATCGTGGCGCAGGCAGCCCGGCGCCCGGGTGCGACTCGCCCCGCGTCGCGGCTGTGCCGTGGGATCGTCGTCGAACCAGAGCGTGCTGCCGCGACTGGCCGCACTGCCGGTGATACGCACGACGTCATCGTGGACGCAGTCGCGCAGCCCCGTGCCTTCCGCGAGCGCGCGTACCGCCTCGCGCAGCTGCGCCACACGACGGAACGGACCGAATAGCGCGATCGCCGATGGATCGTCGGAACGGGCCACGACGCGTAGCCCCGGCACACTGCCGCCGGTGAGTGCCACGTAGGCGCGCGGCCACTCGTCCTGCACCATCATCGCGTTGAAGTGCGGACGATGCTGCTTGATGAGCCGCAGCTCGCGCAGCAAGGCGCCGAACTCGGTGTTGGTGTACTCCCACTCGATCTGAAACGCGTGGCGAAGGATGCGCGCGCCTTTGTGCCGCCCCTTCGCGCGGAAGTACGACAACAATCGCGTGCGTAACACGCGCGACTGCCCTACGTACAGGATCGCGCCGGAGGGTCCGATCATGCGATAGACGCCGGGCCGGTTCTCGCACCCTTCACGCACCAGCGCCCGCAACTGCTTGCGGTGCGTTGGGGTCGATTGCGGCGGTCGAACGTGCAGGCGAGTGCGCTGCGGGGCGGGCGTGTCCACCCGTTCAAGCTAGAGTGCGCGACGCCCGTTCAGCAACGTGGCCGTTACGCGGTGGCGACGACGGCGGGTGGCGCGAAGGCGCTGTCGTAGTCGAGCGCGTCGCGAAACGCCGCGGCCTGCGCGCGGATCTGCACCAGTTCCGGTTCGGCGATGTTCTTCACGTGCACGAACATCATACGCATGCGTGGATGCGTGCCGAAGCGCGCCTGGTGCGACGCGAGGAAGTCCCAGTACAACACATTTACCGGACAGGCATCAGGACCCGAGCGCTGCTTCACGTCGTAGCGACAGCTGCCGCAGTAGTTACTCATGCGGTTGATGTACGCGCCCGACGCCACGTATGGCTTGGAGGCGAGCGCGCCGCCGTCGCCCCACGTGCCCATGCCCACCACGTTGGGCAGCTCCACCCACTCGTACGCGTCGGTGAAGGCGCTCCAGTACCAGCGCGAGAGCGCCGCCGGCTCCACGCCGATCAGGGTGGCGATGTTGCACTGCACCATGAGCCGCGCGATATGATGCACGCGCCCGTAGTCGCGCACCTGTCGGATGGTGTCGGCGAGGCAACGCATCTCGCAGGCCGCGCTCGTGGCCTGTGATTCGTCGTACGCTTCGCCATCCGGTGCCCAGAACCAGCGCGGCAGCTCGCGCGTGGCGTTGAGCGCGTTCGCGGTGCGGAGCCCCGGCATCAGGTGCCAGTACATGCCGCGGATGTACTCGCGCCAACCCAGGATCTGCCGGATGAAGCCTTCGGCCGAGGCGATGGGGACGAGCCCTGCACGCCACGCGGCTTCGGCTTTGCGCACGCATTCGAGCGGATGCAGCAACCCGACGTTGATAATCGACGACAGCGTGGAGTGCAGCAGATCTGGCGCCCCGTGCACGAGCGCGTCTTCGTACGGACCGAATTCCGGCAGTCGTTCGGCAATGAACCGATCGAGCCACGCCTTGGCATCGGGACGGGTAACGGGCAGTGCGAACGTCTCCACGCTGCCCCAGCGATTCCGCCACGTACGCACGCGGTCCATCTGCGCCCGCGTGATGTCGTCGGGCTCGACGCGCCAGACCTCGGGGGCGGCGCGACCTTTGGGCCACGGCTTCCGGTTGTCGGCGTCGAAATTCCACTGTCCGCCGCTCGGCGTGCCGTCGGACTCCATCAGAATGCCGTGTTTCCGGCGCATCTCCCGGTAGAAGAACTCCATCCGGTGCTCTTTGCGCCCGCGGGCCCAGGTCGCGAATTCCTCACGCGTGGCGAGAAAGCCGCGGTCTTCACGGAGGGTCAGGCTGCGGCCGTCGGCGTCGAGGAGGGTGCGGGCGCGATCGAGCTCGTCGACCATATCCTGCTCGCGGCCTTCGGTGGCGACGACTTTGGCTGCACTGAACTCGGCGGCGGCGGCGGCGATGCCTTCGGCGTAGCTGGTCGCTTTCCGGTAGGCGACACGATAGCCGGCCGCTTCGAGGGCCGCGGCAAAGTGCTGCATGGACGACAGCAGCAGGACGAGCTTCTGTCGATGCCAGGGCAGCGAGGAGCCCTTGGCGACCGATTCGAGCAACAACACGACGACATCGTCGCGGGGTTCACGCGGGATATTCGCGACGGCGCGCGAGGATTCCCATGGGGCGACGAAGGCGAGGGTGGTTGGCATTGGTACTGCGGCGAACGGGAGGGGGGAGGGACGGGGTTCCCGTTTGGCGGGGGGGGCTATGGGCGGTGGACTCTGGGGCTTGGGGCCTTTTGCTGTCGGCCATGAGCCGTGGGCCATGGGCTCTGGGTCATGTCCAGCGTTCAGTCGCCAGTGGTGACCCACGGCTCATGGCCCATGGCTCAAGGCGGATAGCCGATAGCCCAAAGCCCCAAGCCTCGGGAGCTCACAGCCCACAGCCGTCAGTCCGTCTGATCCATGTCGACCTGTCCACTCATCGCCTTCGACACGTGCGACCAGCTCATCCCCACCGCGAGCAGCACCGACAGGCAGAGCAACACGACATACGAAATCCCGCGGGCCGATCCGGCGCTGACGATGCCGAAGTCGAGGAGGATCCACACCAGCGCGCCCGAGATCGCGATGACCAGCGCGGCTCCGCCCATACCGATCGATCGGCGGGTGGCGTTCAGGAACACCCCCCATCCTCCCAACAACAGGATGCCGACCAGAAACTTGACCGATGCTGGTCCAGTGCTTGTGGTATGTCCTAATAGTGGCGCGATAGCCCAGTGATAAAACGAGTATCCCTCGGGATTGTACGTCGCAAACACCAGGATGAGGGCGGCGAAAAGCCGAGTGGCGATGCCGCCGGGACCGGGTCCGTTAGCCATGCGCGGGTCGGGGAAAGAGACGTGTCACGAGGGCACCGACGCACCAGGCGGCGGTGAGGAGGACCAGCAGGAACTTGATCGAGGCAGCGACGCCCGCCACCAGCGCCAGCGGAGTCGAGGCACCGGTGACTAGTTCGCGCCAGAGGAGCGCGTTCTCGAGCGCGTCGAGCGGGATGCAGACCAGCACGGCGGCGGCCAGACGGGCGCCGATTCGCTGAAGGTCCGATCCGTCATCGCGTCGCAGCAGTTGGACGAGGCCGCGCAGCATGAAGGGGTAGACCAGGAGAAACGCCACGTCGACCCCAAGACTGACGAGTGCGCTTTCCTTCACACCCATGCTGTCCCACACGCTGAGCATGTCAGCGGCGCGGACCTGCGTGAACGCGAGCTCGAAGCCGACGATCCCCCACGGTGTGTCGGGGGATGTGAGTGCGCCGTCGATGAGGCGCAGCTGGACCATGAGCACCAGGGATAGCGTCGCCAGGAAGAGCCAGCCGAAAAACCGCATGGCACCAGAGTAGTGTGCAGGCGTCGCGGGCGGAACAGCGCTGTGGTATCTCTCGTATATGCGACCGGATGCGTTCCTCACGAGTGACGCCCTGCTGGGTGTGGCGATCGGACTCGGTCTCGCGGCGGCCGCGGGCTTTCGGGTGTTCGTGCCGTTGCTGGCGGCGGCGATTGCGGCCAAGACCGGGGTGCTGGAGCTGTCGCCCGGCTTTTCCTGGCTAGCGACGACGCCGGCCATCGCGGCGCTTGCCATTGCCACGTTGCTCGAAATCGGCGCCTATGCGGTGCCGTGGATCGACCAACTGCTCGACGTGATCGCGACGCCGACGGCGTTGGTGGCCGGCATGCTGGCG
This region of Gemmatimonas groenlandica genomic DNA includes:
- a CDS encoding UvrB/UvrC motif-containing protein, with product MDTPAPQRTRLHVRPPQSTPTHRKQLRALVREGCENRPGVYRMIGPSGAILYVGQSRVLRTRLLSYFRAKGRHKGARILRHAFQIEWEYTNTEFGALLRELRLIKQHRPHFNAMMVQDEWPRAYVALTGGSVPGLRVVARSDDPSAIALFGPFRRVAQLREAVRALAEGTGLRDCVHDDVVRITGSAASRGSTLWFDDDPTAQPRRGASRTRAPGCLRHDIGTCAGPCIGAGASQPYREAAVAVRAFLDGRSDAPVRTLEMAMQQASAQLAFERAAVIRDRLALVSWLHERVQHFHANVDRLTFRYHAVGPDHREWVYLVRRGTVRAEVPAPKTPEERAALRALAAKVFTGADPSGADIPTHDLDEFYLVASWFRRRPAEKARTKVAMRPAKRSSA
- a CDS encoding cryptochrome/photolyase family protein is translated as MPTTLAFVAPWESSRAVANIPREPRDDVVVLLLESVAKGSSLPWHRQKLVLLLSSMQHFAAALEAAGYRVAYRKATSYAEGIAAAAAEFSAAKVVATEGREQDMVDELDRARTLLDADGRSLTLREDRGFLATREEFATWARGRKEHRMEFFYREMRRKHGILMESDGTPSGGQWNFDADNRKPWPKGRAAPEVWRVEPDDITRAQMDRVRTWRNRWGSVETFALPVTRPDAKAWLDRFIAERLPEFGPYEDALVHGAPDLLHSTLSSIINVGLLHPLECVRKAEAAWRAGLVPIASAEGFIRQILGWREYIRGMYWHLMPGLRTANALNATRELPRWFWAPDGEAYDESQATSAACEMRCLADTIRQVRDYGRVHHIARLMVQCNIATLIGVEPAALSRWYWSAFTDAYEWVELPNVVGMGTWGDGGALASKPYVASGAYINRMSNYCGSCRYDVKQRSGPDACPVNVLYWDFLASHQARFGTHPRMRMMFVHVKNIAEPELVQIRAQAAAFRDALDYDSAFAPPAVVATA
- a CDS encoding virginiamycin B lyase family protein, coding for MNSRCRETARLPRVALYAAMVAAAFAPSIAVAQKRGADTAAVTEWNVPWADTRPRDPSLDAQGRVWFVGQEGNYVARLDPKSGAFTKLEIDAGTFPHTVSVDKDGDAWYTGNRNGMIGKIDGKTGAITRYPMPDPDAKDPHTIAFDQKGDLWFTLQNSNMVGHLVKKTGKVTIMKIATPRARPYGIVIDAKGRPWFNLFGVNKIGTVDPTSMRVREYVLPDERTRGRRIALTTDGAVWYVDYSRGYLGRLDPVSGTVKDWPLPGGSTSLPYAMTVDDADRLWFVETGTQPNRLVGFDPRTNTFTTPTDIGKAAPNTVRHMVFDKNTRTIWFGSDQGTIGRAVIPPAERKPIG
- a CDS encoding prephenate dehydratase domain-containing protein, which gives rise to MIPRVAFQGELGAFSELAIRQQWPNGATAIPCRTFPDAIASVRSGAAEYGVIPVENAIIGAVKVALDALRSAGIEVVERSELRVPIHLCLLAPRGASLAELRNVHSHAVALAQCRIFFARHGWLEPAPHDDTAGAARMVAELNDRTVGAVASEMAAERYGLEIIARHIEDVPANWTRFLVISAST
- the aroF gene encoding 3-deoxy-7-phosphoheptulonate synthase translates to MIIVTVPGISESALARLIEHVEAAGLRTHVSRGEHRTIVGCIGDEGLLSDHGLTQLEGVERVLPVLKPYKLASREFSVQSTAIRLGDAADTVIGGRDLVVIAGPCSVEGREMMHETAHAVQRSGARLLRAGAFKPRSSPYAFQGMGEEGLKILAEVRAETGMPIVTEVMDTRQVELVASYADVLQIGARNMQNFPLLTEVGRTQRPVLLKRGLSATITELLMAAEYIMAQGNGDVILCERGIRTYETATRNTLDVAAIPVLKRETHLPVMVDPSHAGGRAHLVAPLAMAAVAAGADGLIVEVHPHPATAKSDGEQSLEPSAFASMMQQVRSVALAVGREPSWEVELASV
- a CDS encoding DUF6524 family protein gives rise to the protein MANGPGPGGIATRLFAALILVFATYNPEGYSFYHWAIAPLLGHTTSTGPASVKFLVGILLLGGWGVFLNATRRSIGMGGAALVIAISGALVWILLDFGIVSAGSARGISYVVLLCLSVLLAVGMSWSHVSKAMSGQVDMDQTD
- a CDS encoding M28 family peptidase, coding for MSYFPRFTRPARAVALLALSLPAGAAVAQGKPVAKPSAPSPAMAPITRAVSAAISGDRALRTVDYVQRYFRLPGNRGFDLAIDTVASLLRVAGYVDEASASPTARLVYRIESRPMRDLAWTPEGASITIVGQPAPLQSWPKNLNMIAINSVSTAPDGVTAAVVDVGAGAEADFAAVDVKGKIVLAEGNARSIFVRAMQKGAVGVLAAQKLPEYNQQSKNVTSIQFTGIARDTLTPGWLLFVSRASRDALKSAITRGPVSVHVVVKTLLESRPERTLVAEIRGASVPSERFMYSAHVQEPGANDNATGVGTLAEMARVAAQLVKAGTANPKRTVTFLWGDEIRSTDRYIKEDSVRRIGVKWGMSLDMVGENTAKTGGTFLIEKMPDPSAVWVRGEDKHSEWGGRPLAEKDIRAHWFNDFVRQRCLDRAAQTGWVVKANPFEGGSDHTPFLNAQIPAVLLWHFTDQHYHTDLDRIDMVSAASLGNVGSCALTTGLLLADGSRPVVLAALEELTRAAEKELATQKALGRDTLSRGGTVETEHHIIDAWRDFYLGAIDRIPDIAVGPMELGAALSAAKDRVRKAALYGF
- a CDS encoding ATP-binding protein, whose protein sequence is MRLSIRMRLTLWNASVLAFVLGAFALAGWITLTTTLRQRTDAAVRESARVVAGAIRAERAAAQARGDVEEVRGETEQAVLRELRVGDLEVFIADEGAQLMAARQPGPSRTSINTIDDAVLLPDEVRTLLRDIVQTRATEIADERQVAVGTIHMRGVDWRAGVTRLAPMVQDPGEPPLLVTALHSLEDDRLLLRAVRTTLLLAIPLALLASVIAGYALARRSLAPLDAITTRTASITAANLDDRLQVVNPHDELGRLAHIVNGLLGRVGDAFRTQRQFVADASHELRTPIAIIRGEADVTLRRSTRDETEYREALQVIQQESVRLSRVVDDLFLLARVDAGSPIGEYREVAIAELVATAARSVRSLAESRSVSLQLSESPATAELRIHGDSVLLHRLVLNLLDNALKHAPASSTVYVRVDATDQLVQIDVDDEGPGVPSALRDRLFERFVHGASSQPDDDASGHGGGAGLGLAIAQAIAHAHGGHIGLRPSTDRAHGACFRVTLPRSASASGDVA
- a CDS encoding response regulator transcription factor, whose product is MVAMRLLVVEDDPRLARVIARGLREEAYAVDVCENGSDAIVQAVVNSYDAIILDVMLPGTDGFGVVSTLRARNVRTPVLMLTSRDAVADRIAGLDQGADDYLTKPFDFGELLARLRALLRRPEALQAMLVRVGDCEIDLQSHAVSRAGVPIALTAKEYALLELLARRVGNVVSRADIVAHVWDDNHDPFTNAVEVYVNRLRGKIDRAPWPPLIHTRRGAGYILSDVAPT